A genomic region of Lachnoclostridium edouardi contains the following coding sequences:
- a CDS encoding IS1634 family transposase has translation MAYFLKKTTLKGRTYLAIYDSFYNQEKKGAAHKCYKSLGSVETLKKNGMEDPISFYQQEVALLNQQRKEEGVRKISDISPTLYLGYFPLKAILEKLKIQKYVNYFHLTYDFQFDLYELISTLVYARGVCPCSKNRTFHDVLPNLYHSSHYSYDQLLDGLAFLGENYEKFIEIFTVQTAAVYGLDTSNSYFDCTNFYFEIDREDDFRKKGPSKENKKEPIIGLGLLLDRNQIPVGMKMYPGNESEKPILRDVIDGLKNRNNIMGKTIHVADKGLNCAQNIAFSKQNGDGYLFSKSVKTLPSTEKTWVLLEQDYKDVKDKSGKLLYRYKSCIDTFPYSIEYNGKKQTIMLTEKRLVTYNPSLAAKKRYEINRLVEKAKALTLSQAKRNDFGEAGKYVDFTDKTGNKAKTRINQAAIDKDLELAGYNLLVTSETQMTDQDIYCTYHNLWRIEESFKIMKSDLDARPVFLQKENTIKGHFLICYLTVLLERIFQFKILDEKYSTSDIFRFIKDFRVTKGEHKYINTTRDCTFINDLADKFHLPLTNYFLSETQINTIFNYKL, from the coding sequence ATGGCATATTTTTTAAAAAAGACAACTTTAAAAGGCAGAACTTATCTTGCGATTTATGACAGTTTTTATAATCAGGAAAAAAAGGGGGCAGCTCACAAATGCTACAAATCCCTTGGCTCTGTAGAAACACTGAAAAAGAACGGCATGGAAGATCCAATCTCTTTTTACCAACAAGAAGTAGCTCTCTTAAACCAGCAACGAAAAGAAGAAGGTGTCCGCAAAATTTCTGACATTTCTCCAACTCTTTATCTTGGATACTTTCCACTGAAAGCAATCCTTGAGAAATTAAAAATCCAAAAGTATGTGAATTATTTTCATCTTACATATGATTTTCAGTTCGATCTTTATGAATTGATTTCTACATTAGTCTACGCAAGAGGTGTATGCCCATGCAGTAAAAACAGGACATTCCACGATGTGCTTCCCAATCTGTACCATTCGTCGCATTATTCCTATGATCAGCTTCTTGATGGTCTTGCCTTTTTGGGAGAAAACTATGAAAAGTTTATCGAGATCTTTACTGTACAAACTGCGGCTGTTTATGGACTGGATACTTCAAACTCTTACTTTGATTGTACGAATTTCTATTTTGAAATAGACAGGGAGGATGATTTCAGAAAAAAAGGACCGAGCAAAGAAAACAAAAAGGAACCCATCATCGGTCTTGGGCTCCTTTTGGATCGGAACCAGATTCCGGTCGGTATGAAGATGTATCCGGGAAATGAGTCAGAAAAACCCATTCTACGTGATGTGATTGATGGACTTAAAAATAGGAACAATATCATGGGAAAAACCATCCATGTCGCAGACAAAGGACTTAATTGTGCACAAAACATTGCGTTTTCAAAACAGAATGGAGATGGTTATCTGTTTTCAAAATCTGTAAAAACCTTGCCTTCGACAGAAAAAACCTGGGTATTATTAGAACAGGATTACAAAGATGTCAAAGATAAAAGCGGAAAACTTTTATACCGCTATAAAAGCTGTATTGATACTTTTCCTTATTCCATAGAGTATAACGGAAAAAAACAGACCATTATGCTTACAGAGAAACGCCTGGTTACCTACAATCCTTCCCTTGCTGCAAAAAAAAGATATGAAATAAACCGCCTTGTAGAAAAAGCAAAAGCACTTACCCTGTCACAAGCCAAAAGGAATGACTTTGGAGAAGCAGGAAAATATGTGGATTTCACAGATAAAACAGGAAATAAAGCAAAAACAAGGATTAATCAGGCTGCCATCGATAAGGACCTCGAACTTGCCGGATACAATCTTCTGGTCACATCCGAAACCCAGATGACAGATCAGGATATTTACTGTACTTACCATAATCTGTGGAGAATTGAAGAATCCTTTAAGATTATGAAATCAGACCTGGATGCACGGCCGGTATTTCTTCAAAAAGAAAATACGATTAAAGGCCACTTTTTGATTTGCTATTTAACAGTTCTCTTAGAGAGGATTTTTCAATTTAAGATACTGGATGAAAAATATTCAACTTCAGATATATTTAGATTCATTAAAGATTTCAGGGTAACAAAAGGCGAACATAAATATATAAACACCACAAGGGATTGTACTTTTATAAATGACCTAGCTGATAAATTTCATCTTCCTTTAACGAATTACTTTCTATCTGAAACTCAAATAAACACCATTTTTAATTATAAACTATAA
- a CDS encoding thiamine pyrophosphate-binding protein has product MRIKVSNYIAQKLVEEGITQVFSVTGGGAMHLNDALGHQEGLTCLYNHHEQASAIAAESYARIHNKIAALCVTTGPGGTNAITGVVGGWLDSIPMFVVSGQVRYDTTARWSGVGIRAMGDQEFDILKSVSCMTKYSEMVIDPMRIRFCMEKALYLSYSGRRGPTWLDIPLDIQGAYVDTDDLIGFDKENYEAGGTGWACESKSEIPEDTAGKGELRQVLPPKVTEDTARAIIKKIRESKRPVFNVGNGVRLGGAHQEFLKVAEKLGIPVVTGWNSEDCFWDEHPLYVGRPGNFGDRPGNFAVQNSDLVFSVGSRLSLRQVGFNWKGWAREAYVIYNDIDIEELNKPSVHSDMKVHADAKDLLQVLDKVLDEEENLPVFKGGEGLPGMTWQETCQMWKNRYPVVLPKHYEGGTDKETNVYAFIKELSRRLPEGMVTVVGNGSACVVGGHAYVLKKGQRFITNSAIASMGYDLPAAIGACVAAGRKDMILVTGDGSMQMNLQELQTIIHHRLPIKIFVINNGGYHSIRQTQKKFFGEPLVGIGVDSRDLSFPDLEKLSAAYGYPYIGIHHNPELEEKIEKALATEGPVICEIFVSRDQVFEPKSSGKRLPDGRMVSPPLEDLEPFLPDEEMDAMMIIPRIKE; this is encoded by the coding sequence ATGAGAATAAAAGTTTCCAACTATATCGCCCAGAAGCTGGTAGAAGAGGGGATTACCCAGGTGTTTTCCGTTACTGGCGGCGGGGCCATGCATTTAAATGATGCACTGGGACACCAGGAAGGACTTACATGCCTGTATAACCATCACGAGCAGGCCAGCGCTATTGCGGCAGAAAGCTATGCGCGTATTCATAATAAAATTGCAGCTCTTTGCGTGACCACAGGTCCGGGAGGCACCAACGCTATTACAGGGGTAGTGGGAGGATGGCTGGACTCTATTCCTATGTTTGTAGTGTCAGGGCAGGTGCGTTACGATACAACAGCCAGATGGTCCGGAGTAGGGATTCGGGCTATGGGAGATCAGGAATTTGACATTTTAAAATCTGTCAGCTGTATGACAAAATACAGTGAAATGGTTATAGATCCAATGAGAATCCGCTTCTGTATGGAAAAAGCCTTGTATTTATCATATTCAGGCAGAAGAGGGCCTACATGGCTGGATATTCCTTTAGATATTCAGGGCGCCTATGTGGATACAGATGACTTAATCGGATTTGATAAAGAAAATTATGAGGCCGGCGGCACCGGATGGGCTTGTGAAAGTAAATCAGAAATACCGGAGGATACAGCCGGAAAAGGGGAGCTTCGCCAGGTACTGCCGCCTAAGGTGACAGAGGATACTGCCAGAGCGATTATTAAAAAGATAAGGGAAAGTAAACGGCCGGTATTTAACGTAGGAAACGGAGTTCGTTTAGGAGGAGCCCACCAGGAGTTTTTAAAGGTGGCAGAAAAGCTGGGGATTCCTGTGGTGACAGGATGGAACAGCGAGGACTGCTTCTGGGACGAGCATCCTTTATACGTAGGACGGCCTGGAAACTTTGGAGACAGACCTGGAAATTTTGCTGTGCAGAACAGTGATCTGGTGTTCTCTGTGGGGAGCCGTCTCAGCCTGCGCCAGGTAGGATTTAACTGGAAGGGCTGGGCCAGAGAGGCATATGTGATTTACAATGATATTGATATAGAAGAATTAAATAAACCTAGTGTTCACTCTGATATGAAGGTTCACGCAGATGCAAAGGATCTTCTCCAGGTTTTAGACAAGGTTTTAGATGAAGAGGAAAATCTGCCTGTATTTAAAGGGGGAGAAGGCCTGCCTGGAATGACATGGCAGGAAACATGTCAGATGTGGAAAAACAGATATCCTGTAGTTCTGCCTAAGCATTATGAGGGAGGAACTGATAAGGAGACAAATGTTTATGCTTTTATTAAAGAATTAAGCAGACGTTTACCTGAGGGAATGGTGACTGTGGTAGGAAACGGCTCTGCCTGCGTAGTGGGAGGACATGCCTATGTGCTGAAAAAAGGGCAGCGCTTTATTACTAACTCTGCCATTGCTTCCATGGGATATGATCTGCCGGCGGCTATTGGAGCTTGCGTGGCGGCGGGCAGAAAAGATATGATTCTGGTAACAGGGGACGGCAGTATGCAGATGAATCTTCAGGAGCTGCAGACCATTATTCACCACCGACTGCCTATTAAAATATTTGTAATTAACAACGGAGGCTATCACTCAATCCGTCAAACTCAGAAAAAGTTTTTTGGGGAGCCTTTAGTGGGAATCGGCGTGGACAGCCGCGACCTTAGCTTCCCTGATTTGGAAAAGCTGTCTGCGGCTTACGGATATCCTTATATTGGCATCCATCACAACCCTGAGCTGGAGGAAAAAATAGAAAAGGCGCTGGCAACAGAGGGACCTGTAATCTGCGAAATATTTGTTTCCAGAGATCAGGTATTTGAGCCTAAATCCTCCGGAAAACGTTTGCCTGACGGCAGAATGGTATCTCCGCCGTTAGAGGACTTAGAGCCTTTCCTTCCAGACGAGGAAATGGATGCTATGATGATTATTCCAAGAATTAAGGAATAG
- a CDS encoding NAD-dependent epimerase/dehydratase family protein has protein sequence MKSKMNVIVTGGTSFIGLEVISRLIKLDCRIWAIVRPESANRSKLPDHKNLNIIEKSLDELDTLTDVDKLKTPEKKVFLHMAWDGVGSAGRSDEGIQAENVKNSMKALKAAADLGCERFVFSGSQAEYGICSDVMREDGKCSPVSEYGKAKLKFGRQAEEFCKGNMEYVHCRIFSVYGPGDHPWSLVNTCLKTFSQGKHMELGECTQKWNFLYIKDMAEAIVSLLLCGKKGIGGIYNIAGNDTRVLREFVEEMYECCLRTGSFTYGKRPPNAEGPASLIPSIEKITAVTGWTPSTPFKEGIEETRRCLI, from the coding sequence ATGAAAAGTAAAATGAATGTTATAGTTACAGGGGGGACCAGCTTTATCGGCCTGGAAGTGATTTCCAGGCTTATAAAGCTGGACTGCCGTATCTGGGCAATCGTAAGACCTGAATCTGCCAACAGGTCTAAATTGCCGGACCATAAAAATCTGAATATTATTGAAAAAAGTCTGGATGAACTGGATACATTAACAGATGTAGATAAGCTGAAAACGCCAGAAAAAAAAGTGTTTCTCCACATGGCCTGGGACGGGGTGGGAAGCGCAGGCAGAAGCGATGAGGGCATTCAGGCTGAAAATGTGAAAAATTCTATGAAAGCTTTAAAGGCAGCTGCAGATTTAGGCTGTGAAAGGTTTGTATTTTCAGGCTCCCAGGCAGAATATGGAATCTGTTCAGATGTTATGAGAGAAGACGGAAAATGCAGCCCTGTGTCTGAGTACGGCAAGGCAAAGCTTAAATTTGGAAGGCAGGCAGAAGAGTTCTGCAAAGGTAATATGGAGTATGTTCACTGCAGAATTTTCAGTGTGTACGGACCGGGAGATCACCCGTGGTCATTAGTAAATACATGCTTAAAAACATTTTCTCAGGGTAAGCATATGGAGCTTGGAGAATGTACCCAGAAATGGAACTTTCTTTATATTAAAGATATGGCGGAGGCTATAGTCAGCCTGCTGCTGTGCGGAAAAAAGGGCATAGGCGGCATATATAATATTGCCGGAAATGATACAAGAGTTCTGCGGGAGTTTGTGGAGGAAATGTATGAATGCTGTTTAAGAACAGGCAGCTTTACTTATGGAAAACGTCCTCCCAATGCAGAGGGGCCGGCTTCTCTGATTCCCAGCATAGAAAAAATCACAGCAGTTACCGGTTGGACCCCTTCCACCCCTTTTAAGGAAGGAATAGAGGAGACTAGGAGATGTCTTATATGA
- a CDS encoding class I SAM-dependent methyltransferase gives MNQCISCGGKLFQEPLLKLDNMPASAQNIPSKEEVERDKGITLQLCQCSECGLVQFDCEPVDYYRDVIRAGGFSTTMVELRRKQYSHLIKTYDLEQKKFIEAGCGRGEFLSVLTEFPVKAWGIEHKKELVEIARNSGLEVTEEFPETETQKFLGGPFDCFLSFNFLEHQPRPDIMLRAIRNNLTESGMGLVTVPSLEYILQYDGYYELIRDHLAYYTFDSLRELMERNGFQVLEEEMINRDTLSVIVKKADLPDSREKSEKIEKIKPLDVSGLKKSREIIDQEINSLLDSFSRTGRKLAVWGASHQGFTLAATTGLGEKACYMIDSAPFKQGRFAPASHLKIVSPDYWKQEPAEGILIVAPGYNDEIARIIREKFILENGKNPEIFTLKSNHLERL, from the coding sequence ATGAATCAATGTATTTCCTGCGGCGGAAAATTATTTCAGGAGCCGCTGTTAAAGCTGGATAACATGCCTGCTTCAGCACAGAATATTCCCTCAAAAGAGGAAGTTGAAAGGGACAAGGGCATTACCCTGCAGCTGTGCCAGTGCAGTGAATGCGGTTTAGTGCAGTTTGACTGTGAGCCGGTAGATTACTACAGAGATGTAATCCGGGCCGGAGGTTTTTCCACTACTATGGTGGAACTGCGGAGAAAACAGTACAGCCATTTAATTAAGACTTACGATTTAGAACAGAAAAAATTTATAGAGGCAGGCTGCGGGAGAGGAGAGTTTTTGTCTGTACTGACAGAGTTTCCTGTAAAAGCCTGGGGCATTGAACATAAAAAAGAGCTGGTGGAAATTGCCAGAAATAGTGGGCTGGAAGTGACAGAAGAGTTTCCTGAGACAGAAACACAAAAATTTTTGGGAGGACCTTTTGACTGCTTCCTGTCTTTTAATTTTTTAGAGCATCAGCCAAGACCTGATATTATGCTCAGGGCAATCAGAAATAATCTGACAGAATCAGGAATGGGGCTTGTAACGGTGCCCAGCCTGGAGTATATTTTACAGTACGACGGATATTATGAGCTGATCAGAGACCATTTAGCTTATTATACTTTTGACTCATTAAGGGAGCTGATGGAAAGAAACGGCTTTCAGGTCCTGGAAGAAGAGATGATTAACCGGGATACATTGTCAGTAATTGTGAAAAAAGCAGATTTGCCGGATAGCAGAGAGAAATCTGAGAAAATAGAAAAAATAAAGCCTTTAGACGTATCAGGGCTAAAAAAAAGCAGGGAGATTATTGACCAGGAGATCAACAGCCTGCTGGACAGTTTTAGCCGGACCGGAAGAAAGCTGGCTGTTTGGGGGGCCAGCCATCAGGGATTTACTTTGGCAGCCACCACAGGATTAGGAGAAAAGGCCTGTTATATGATAGATTCAGCGCCTTTTAAGCAGGGCAGATTTGCCCCGGCCTCTCATCTGAAAATAGTTTCTCCTGATTACTGGAAACAGGAGCCGGCAGAGGGAATTCTCATTGTAGCCCCTGGATATAATGATGAAATAGCCAGGATTATCAGAGAAAAATTTATATTGGAAAACGGAAAAAATCCGGAGATTTTTACATTGAAATCCAATCATCTGGAAAGGCTGTAA
- a CDS encoding zinc-binding dehydrogenase, translating into MKAFVLKEPGVVGWHDAPEPKLTPYGAILEPVAVTPCSSDVHTVFGGGSRKAPNLVLGHECVGRIVETGELVEDFSPGEIVAVPAITPDWRAKSIQEGNDRHASAPFSGHQLGRSQPGVFAERFLIKDADTTLAKIPEGVSLEEALMCVDVVTTGFTGAEYADIKIGDTVVVMGIGPIGLMAVEGARHLGAGRIIAVGSRPVCTELAREFGATDVISYKDRDVVEQVLSMTNGVGADSVIICGGGDQSFTQAVDMVRYGIGTISNVNYYGGTGNLGFPKFSGGRGMAGKTIHTELARGGRARIERLMAMVKYGRIHPGKLVTHHLKGLDNVEKALYMMKEKNDGLIKVMVRIN; encoded by the coding sequence ATGAAAGCGTTTGTACTAAAGGAACCTGGAGTAGTAGGATGGCATGATGCGCCGGAGCCAAAGCTGACGCCTTACGGCGCTATTTTGGAGCCTGTAGCAGTGACGCCCTGCTCTTCTGATGTCCATACTGTATTTGGCGGCGGCTCCAGGAAGGCTCCCAATCTGGTTTTAGGCCATGAATGTGTGGGAAGGATTGTGGAAACAGGAGAGCTGGTGGAGGATTTTTCCCCTGGAGAAATTGTGGCGGTTCCTGCTATCACCCCAGACTGGAGAGCAAAAAGTATTCAGGAGGGCAATGACAGACATGCCTCCGCCCCGTTTTCAGGACATCAGTTGGGAAGATCACAGCCAGGAGTATTTGCAGAAAGATTTTTAATAAAAGATGCAGATACGACCTTGGCAAAAATACCGGAGGGAGTTTCTCTTGAAGAAGCTTTGATGTGTGTGGACGTGGTAACTACCGGCTTTACAGGCGCAGAATATGCAGATATTAAAATCGGAGATACTGTGGTAGTTATGGGAATCGGTCCCATTGGACTGATGGCAGTAGAGGGAGCCAGACATTTAGGGGCGGGCCGGATTATAGCAGTGGGAAGCAGGCCTGTGTGCACAGAGCTGGCCAGAGAATTTGGCGCCACTGATGTGATCAGTTATAAAGACCGGGACGTAGTGGAGCAGGTGCTTTCCATGACAAATGGAGTGGGCGCTGATTCTGTGATTATCTGCGGAGGTGGAGACCAGTCCTTTACCCAGGCAGTAGATATGGTGCGCTACGGCATAGGAACCATTTCTAATGTAAATTACTACGGCGGCACAGGAAATTTAGGCTTTCCTAAGTTTTCCGGAGGCCGGGGAATGGCGGGGAAAACCATTCATACAGAACTGGCCAGGGGAGGCAGAGCCAGGATTGAAAGACTGATGGCCATGGTAAAATATGGCCGCATTCATCCCGGAAAACTGGTGACCCATCATCTGAAGGGGCTTGACAATGTGGAAAAAGCTCTTTATATGATGAAAGAAAAAAATGACGGACTGATAAAGGTTATGGTCAGGATAAATTGA
- a CDS encoding glycosyltransferase family 2 protein translates to MKTVSIVVPCYNEEENVEPLSQAIISIFEKELPDYRYELIFIDNDSADSTRDIIRRLCAGNPDIKGIFNAKNFGQFNSPYYGMLQSTGDCTILMAADFQDPVEMIPKYVNEWEKGYKIVIGIKKSSKESKIMYWLRSCYYKMIKKLSDVEQIEHFTGFGLYDKKFMDVLRNLDDPTPFLRGIVAELGFKRKEIPYEQPKRRAGKTSNNFYRLYDAAMLSITSYTKVGLRLATIFGSICSAISMVVAVIYLVMKLLYWDRFPAGTAPMLIGMCFLGSVQIFFIGLVGEYILTINARVMKRPLVVEEERLNFKDSKDEETT, encoded by the coding sequence ATGAAAACAGTTAGTATTGTAGTGCCATGCTATAATGAGGAAGAAAATGTGGAGCCTCTCAGCCAGGCAATTATTTCTATATTTGAAAAGGAACTGCCGGACTACCGGTACGAACTGATATTTATTGACAATGATTCTGCAGACAGCACCAGAGACATTATCAGAAGGCTGTGCGCAGGAAATCCGGATATTAAGGGGATTTTCAACGCCAAAAACTTTGGACAATTTAATTCTCCTTACTATGGAATGCTTCAGTCCACAGGGGACTGCACTATATTAATGGCAGCGGATTTCCAAGATCCTGTAGAAATGATTCCCAAGTATGTGAACGAGTGGGAAAAGGGCTATAAAATTGTAATTGGAATTAAGAAATCCAGCAAGGAAAGCAAAATTATGTACTGGCTGAGAAGCTGCTACTACAAAATGATTAAAAAGCTTTCTGACGTAGAGCAGATTGAGCACTTTACCGGGTTTGGCTTATATGACAAAAAATTTATGGACGTGCTGAGAAATTTGGACGACCCTACGCCGTTTTTAAGAGGTATTGTGGCGGAGCTGGGATTTAAAAGAAAAGAAATTCCCTACGAACAGCCTAAAAGAAGAGCGGGCAAAACCAGCAACAATTTTTACCGTCTTTACGATGCTGCTATGCTGAGCATCACCTCCTACACAAAAGTGGGTCTAAGGCTGGCCACAATTTTTGGAAGCATATGCTCTGCCATCAGTATGGTAGTGGCGGTTATATATTTAGTGATGAAGCTGCTTTACTGGGACCGTTTCCCGGCAGGCACGGCGCCTATGCTGATTGGTATGTGCTTTTTAGGCTCCGTCCAGATTTTTTTCATTGGTTTGGTGGGAGAATATATTCTTACAATTAACGCCAGGGTGATGAAAAGACCTTTGGTGGTGGAGGAAGAGCGGCTGAATTTTAAGGATTCTAAAGATGAGGAGACAACCTGA
- a CDS encoding glycosyltransferase family 2 protein, which yields MKYKVDIVRIRENTITLNGWAIGKTPESSAEFTVEDKNRKKIECKYVSTRRDDVSQIYFGKPYDKDFGFDIQFPYERGEDYYLIIHCDGRKARIKYNEELIAKRSSVAHKRMEKIKDLMNMETVHVAMDFWKENGLRALIIKSKHKLQGIDNDYDYSEWYDLTKPSEEELEAERKAEFSWRPLLSVVIPVYQTPEKYLKEMLDSVINQTYSNWELCIADGSPKGKSVEKILRKYAEKDERIKYRILGENKGISGNTNAAMDLAEGDFIVLADHDDTLTPDAFYQLSKAINKDPENDVIYSDEDKLDMDGGALFEAHFKPDFNIDLLTSTNYICHLFAVRRSLVEQVGQFDHQFDGAQDYDFIFRCTEAARKIYHIPKVLYHWRCHQDSTASNPESKLYAFEAGARAIKAHFDRLGIETESIEKGVDYGKYHTRFVIKEEPLVSVVIPNKDHHLDLDVCVKSLMEKATYKNLEFIVIENNSTEKATFEYYKKMEEAHENFHVVTWEREFNYSAINNFGVQYAKGNYLLFLNNDTEIIEKDCIQEMLGYCQREDVGAVGARLLYQDDTIQHAGVVIGFGGIAGHTFIGLHKSENSYFHRAMCAQDYSAVTAACMMVKKEVFEKAGGFSEELAVAFNDIDLCMKIRVQNKLIVYNPYALLYHYESKSRGLEDTPEKVARFNREIAIFAKKWPDILKNGDPYYNPNLTLRKSNFALRDLKKEKIGEPYKLEVDVEKQVQ from the coding sequence ATGAAGTATAAGGTGGACATTGTACGAATCAGAGAAAATACGATTACATTAAACGGCTGGGCCATAGGGAAGACGCCGGAGTCTTCGGCGGAGTTTACTGTGGAGGATAAAAACAGAAAAAAAATAGAGTGTAAATATGTTTCCACCCGCCGGGATGATGTAAGTCAGATTTATTTTGGAAAGCCTTATGATAAGGATTTTGGTTTTGATATTCAGTTTCCCTATGAAAGGGGAGAGGATTATTATTTGATTATTCACTGCGACGGCAGAAAGGCAAGAATCAAATATAATGAAGAGCTGATTGCAAAGCGCTCCAGTGTAGCTCATAAGCGGATGGAAAAAATTAAAGATTTGATGAACATGGAAACAGTTCATGTGGCCATGGATTTCTGGAAGGAAAATGGCCTGCGGGCTTTAATTATTAAGTCGAAGCATAAGCTGCAGGGCATTGATAATGATTATGATTACAGCGAATGGTACGATTTAACAAAGCCTTCAGAGGAAGAGCTGGAGGCTGAGCGTAAAGCGGAATTTTCCTGGAGGCCTTTGCTTTCTGTTGTGATTCCTGTATATCAGACCCCGGAAAAATATTTAAAAGAAATGCTGGATTCTGTAATTAACCAGACGTATTCTAATTGGGAGCTGTGCATTGCAGACGGCAGCCCTAAAGGGAAAAGTGTGGAAAAGATTCTTAGGAAATACGCAGAAAAGGATGAGCGGATTAAGTACAGGATTCTGGGGGAAAATAAGGGAATATCAGGCAACACCAATGCGGCGATGGACTTGGCCGAAGGAGATTTTATAGTGCTTGCCGACCACGACGATACCTTGACCCCTGATGCTTTTTATCAGCTGTCAAAGGCCATAAATAAAGACCCTGAAAACGACGTGATCTATTCTGACGAGGATAAGCTGGATATGGACGGAGGAGCTTTATTTGAGGCTCACTTTAAACCAGATTTTAATATAGATCTGCTTACCAGCACCAATTATATCTGCCATTTATTTGCAGTGCGCAGAAGCCTTGTGGAGCAGGTGGGACAATTTGACCACCAATTTGACGGGGCGCAGGATTATGACTTTATTTTCAGATGTACAGAGGCAGCCAGAAAAATTTATCACATTCCAAAGGTACTTTACCACTGGCGCTGCCATCAGGATTCCACGGCCAGCAATCCGGAAAGTAAGCTGTATGCTTTTGAGGCGGGGGCCAGAGCCATAAAAGCTCACTTTGACAGACTGGGAATTGAGACGGAATCTATTGAAAAGGGAGTGGACTACGGGAAATACCACACCCGGTTTGTAATAAAAGAGGAGCCTTTGGTGTCAGTTGTGATTCCCAATAAGGACCACCATTTAGACTTAGACGTATGTGTAAAATCCTTAATGGAAAAGGCTACTTACAAGAACTTGGAGTTTATTGTTATTGAGAATAACAGTACAGAAAAAGCTACCTTTGAGTATTACAAAAAAATGGAAGAGGCACATGAGAATTTTCATGTAGTTACATGGGAGAGAGAGTTTAACTATTCTGCCATTAACAATTTTGGCGTTCAGTATGCAAAGGGAAATTATCTGCTGTTTTTAAATAATGACACAGAAATTATTGAGAAGGACTGTATTCAGGAAATGTTAGGCTACTGCCAGCGGGAGGACGTAGGGGCAGTAGGAGCCAGACTGCTGTACCAGGACGATACCATCCAGCATGCAGGAGTAGTGATTGGTTTTGGCGGCATTGCAGGTCATACCTTTATCGGTCTTCACAAAAGTGAAAACAGCTATTTCCACAGAGCCATGTGCGCCCAGGATTACAGTGCCGTTACGGCGGCGTGTATGATGGTGAAAAAAGAAGTATTTGAAAAGGCGGGCGGCTTTAGCGAGGAGCTGGCGGTAGCCTTTAATGATATTGACCTGTGTATGAAAATCAGGGTGCAGAATAAGCTGATTGTATATAATCCATACGCTCTTCTCTACCATTATGAGTCCAAGTCCAGAGGCTTGGAGGATACACCGGAAAAAGTAGCCAGATTTAACAGGGAGATCGCCATTTTTGCAAAGAAATGGCCTGATATTTTGAAAAACGGAGATCCCTACTATAATCCTAATCTGACTTTGCGCAAATCTAACTTTGCTCTTAGAGATCTGAAAAAAGAAAAAATCGGGGAGCCGTATAAGCTGGAGGTAGACGTGGAGAAGCAGGTGCAGTAA